Proteins encoded within one genomic window of Epinephelus lanceolatus isolate andai-2023 chromosome 9, ASM4190304v1, whole genome shotgun sequence:
- the mccc2 gene encoding methylcrotonoyl-CoA carboxylase beta chain, mitochondrial produces the protein MLLQTVRPWLLRCRSLPTACTRSYYADKVARLGSQPDKQSSEYQENYERMKVLVDELQSRTEKIKLGGGEKARRLHTSRGKLLPRERIDRLLDPGTPFLEFSQFAAYELYGKEEVPAGGILTGIGRISGVECVIVANDATVKGGTYFPVTVKKHLRAQEIAQQNHLPCIYLVDSGGANLPRQAEVFPDRDHFGRIFFNQARLSSEGIAQIAVVMGSCTAGGAYVPAMADESIIVRKQGTIFLGGPPLVKAATGEEVSAEDLGGADLHCKKSGVTDHYALDDNHALHLARKAVRSLNYKKNIEVTTEPTEAPLYPADELYGIVGDNLKRNFDVREVIARIVDGSKFDEFKAFYGDTLVTGFSRIFGYPVGIIGNNGVLFSESAKKGTHFIELCCQRNIPLLFLQNITGFMVGREYEAGGIAKDGAKMVTAVACANVPKITVIIGGSYGAGNYGMCGRAYSPRFLYMWPNSRISVMGGEQAATVLATITKDQRAREGKEFTAEQEAAMKKPIVQRFEEEGSPYYSSARLWDDGIIDPADTRMVLGLSLSAALNAPMQKTRFGVFRM, from the exons ATGCTTCTCCAGACGGTCAGACCGTGGTTGCTTCGTTGCAGGAGTCTACCTACGGCTTGCACACGGTCTTACTACGCCGATAAAGTCGCTCGACTCGGATCTCAGCCGGATAAACAGTCATCTGAGTATCAG gAGAATTATGAGCGAATGAAAGTTCTTGTTGATGAACTACAAAGCCGGACAGAGAAGATTAAATTGG GTGGGGGAGAGAAAGCCAGAAGACTTCACACTTCTCGTGGGAAACTGCTGCCTAGAGAGCGTATAGACAGGCTGCTGGATCCAGG GACGCCTTTCTTGGAGTTCTCTCAGTTTGCCGCATATGAGCTGTATGGAAAAGAGGAAGTTCCAGCAGGCGGTATACTTACCGGGATTGGGCGGATTTCAGG AGTGGAGTGTGTTATTGTTGCAAATGATGCTACTGTCAAAGGTGGAACGTACTTCCCAGTTACTGTGAAGAAACACCTTCGTGCACAGGAGATCGCCCAGCAGAACCATTTGCCGTGCATTTACTTAG TGGATTCGGGCGGTGCCAATCTCCCCAGACAGGCTGAAGTCTTTCCAGACAGAGATCACTTTGGACGCATTTTCTTCAACCAGGCCAGGCTGTCCTCGGAGGGAATAGCACAG ATTGCTGTTGTGATGGGCTCCTGCACTGCTGGAGGAGCGTACGTACCTGCCATGGCAGATGAGAGCATCATTGTGCGAAAGCAAGGAACCATTTTCCTCGGAGGACCTCCACTG GTCAAAGCTGCCACTGGGGAGGAGGTTTCTGCAGAGGACCTTGGTGGTGCTGATCTTCACTGCAA AAAATCCGGTGTGACAGACCACTACGCTTTAGACGACAACCATGCGCTCCATTTAGCAAGAAAGGCTGTGAGGAGCCTCAACTACAAGAAAAATATCGAG gtcACCACAGAGCCTACTGAAGCCCCGCTCTACCCTGCGGATGAACTCTATGGCATAGTCGGAGATAACTTGAAACGCAACTTTGATGTCAGAGAG GTCATCGCCAGAATTGTAGATGGCAGTAAATTCGATGAGTTCAAAGCTTTCTATGGAGACACCCTTGTTACAG GATTTTCGAGAATATTTGGTTACCCTGTCGGAATCATCGGCAACAATGGAGTCTTGTTTTCAGAGTCTGCAAAAAAG GGAACGCATTTCATCGAATTATGCTGCCAAAgaaacattccacttcttttcCTCCAAAACATAACAG GCTTCATGGTTGGTAGAGAATATGAAGCAGGAGGAATTGCCAAGGATGGAGCTAAGATGGTAACTGCAGTTGCCTGTGCCAATGTACCCAAGATTACTGTTATCATTGGTGGCTCCTATGGTGCAGGAAACTACGGCATGTGCGGCAGAGCCTACAG CCCTCGATTCCTGTACATGTGGCCAAATTCCCGTATCTCTGTAATGGGCGGCGAGCAGGCAGCCACTGTCCTGGCCACCATCACCAAGGACCAGAGGGCACGCGAGGGGAAGGAG TTCACAGCAGAACAAGAGGCTGCCATGAAGAAACCAATAGTGCAGCGGTTTGAAGAGGAAGGCAGTCCATACTACTCCAGTGCTAG actCTGGGATGACGGGATTATTGATCCAGCCGACACGCGTATGGTTTTGGGACTGAGCCTCAGTGCAGCCCTGAATGCACCAATGCAGAAGACACGCTTTGGAGTGTTCAGGATGTAA